The following DNA comes from Nicotiana sylvestris chromosome 10, ASM39365v2, whole genome shotgun sequence.
agaagatgcactgctaaaagtagtagtgaagagcttggtgaaacctatccaacctccacaaagcctccgaagatATAGCTGATCTAACACCGTTCTATGCTGCTATTCGTCTGAAGAAGTggtacgtgacctcgccatttacgaaaggacaagagtagaggttttaATTTAGCATTGAAAGAACAAAAtagcacgacaggaaagaatataTGTAaagttttttcctaactctgtagcctctgggataaatacagacgtctccgtaccgatccctcagactctactaaacttgtttgtgaactgtgagacccatgtaacctagagctctgataccaacttatcacgacccggatttcccaccctcgggggtcgtgatggcacctacaaatgtgagctaggcaagccaattattgaacaaaTAACCTTTTTACCCTTTTCattctctttaacaattataaagcaataacgtaTAAATAGCGGGAATTtaaaataagcggaagaaaagcaaTAGAGTATCTGAACATGTAACTATTACAACtgtttaagccttaaccacccagaactggtgtcacagtgtcacagatgatctaagatttactacatacaaagttcgagaaaaaaaataaatgatacactatttctgaattaaggaaatgaaacagggatAAAGGGATAGcgggagacgccaaggcctgtggacgcctgcaggtctaccttggatctccgcgtcgACTGAGggtagccacccaatctacggtccaaaagctgctccaggatctgcacatagtgcagagtgtagtatcagcacaaccgatcccatgtgctggtaagtgcctagcctagcctcagtgaagtagtgacgaggctaggaccagattaccaaataaacctgtacagttatatcaTAAACATcagaaatagaagcagataattacaattaaaattgggcagggggaaacatgctttggggaataacagataacaacagaatatcaagagaatataaagaaaccaaaatctaaTTACTAACACGGAtagggaaaacaaatgcagagttcactttcatttcacatatCGTTGCAGGCgttcaacccgatcccatttcatatatctcgttgcaggcgtgcaacccgatcccattttatatatctcgttgcaggcgtgcaacctgatcccatttcatatatctcattgcaggcgtgcaacctgcttccatttcacatatctcgttgcacatgcaacccaatcccatttcacatatcttgttgcaggcgtgcaacccgctcctatttcacatatctcgtagcaggcatgcaacccgctcccatttcacatatctcgttacaagcatgcaacccgctcccatttcacatatctcgttgcaggcgtgcaactcgctcccatttcacatatctcgttgcaggcgtgcaacccgctcctatttcacatatctcgtttcaggcgtgtaacccgctcctatttcacatatcttgttgcgggcgtacaacccgctcccatttcttttatcaacaccaatcacagaaaggggtcccggcaagggaacaataatataaaaaaaaaacatcccggtaagggaataataatatgacaataacatcctggcaagggaacaataaaatatcccggcaagggaacagtaatgataataacatcccggcaaaggaacaataatgataataacatgtgaagcgcaataaaccactaCGGAGTcataataattacaatacaagactcacgggcatgcttgacaccaacgtatatatactcgtcaccatgcctatacgtcctactccacaattagcacgtagcaaataagacacgactcctaatccctcaagataaggttagaacaaacacttacctggatgccacgaacacaattcaagcctctactatcgctttacctctcgattccaccaccaattcgctcgtatctagccacaagttatttAATTACATCGATTaccgctaaatgaatcaactccaatgcatgaaaatgagttttccaaagttttacccaaaagtcgaaaattgcccccgggcccacatggtcaaaacccgaggttcgaaccaaaacccgattacccattcccccacgaacccaaatatataatttgttttgaaatcgaacctcaaatcgaggtccaaatccccaatttctgaaaaacctaggttctacccaaaacacccaatttcacccatgaaaatcattgattttgagttgaaatcatgtgaaaagatgttaatgattgaataaaacgagttaaaattgacttataatcgatttggaagaagagttgttcttgaaaaatcaccctagggagtttgtgttttgaaaagatgtgaaaaatggttgattttcggctaagtataaaaattgcaggttgcagatatgggaaaTGCGaatagggttcgcaattgcgaaccccggcctctgctaggttcgcatttgcgaaggataTTCTCACACTTGCAAGATGGGAAATGTGAACaagtggtcgcatttgcgatgacggGCCCAATAAGTGgtgtatcgcatttgcgaggaagatttggcctgggctgtttcgcatttgcgactcagccttcgcatttgcgaactcgcatttgcgagccaatgcGAAGCCTGTAGGCCTGCAATACATCGGTTCAAAATCTTCAACATCCTAAGTCAAAATTCCACTTtgtgacctatccaaaactcacccgagcccgcTGGGCTCCAACCCAACCATGCActccaacctaaaaacatcatacagactcgctcgtgcattcaaatcgctaaaataacatcaacaactatgcattcaacatcaaaatcatgaaatcttcttaagaacttcaattttccaattttctcaaaaatgattcgattcacgtcgtttcaagtccgtttcttatcaaatttcacagacttatcttaaatcacatataagacctgtaccgggtgccagaacaaaaatacgggcccgatatcatcaagttttaaacacttttcatttccaaaactcataaacaatttcagaaaataattttctttaaaaaatttatttctcgggcttgggacctcggaattcgattccgggcatacgcccaagtcccatattttcctacggaccctccgggactgtccaatcatgggtccgggtccgtttacccaaaatgttgaccgaagtcaacttaaactcattttaaatgcaaaattcatcattttttttcatagattttcacaaagtggcttttcggctacgcgcacggactgcacacgcaaatcaaggtgatacCGACAGAGGTTTTTAAGGTCCCGGaatgcagaattcacttttaaaacaagtgatgaccctatGATAAAGTTCAAAGGTGCCTGAGCATGACATTTAACTTGTCATCGTGTGATCCAGCCGGGGGCGGATCCAAACCTTTAGTATCGAGTTCAATTGAACGCAATACTTATAATTAATGTTAGACACCTCTGCTGAGATGAGCTAACAGCACGGTGAGGACACTCCCTCCGCATATGCccgaactctccacactcatagcaactcccgggtgctgggaactgggactgaagggaacccctcgtgcCAGAGTGGCTAGCTGATGCACTCGACCTGGAAGAACCCTGAGcagatggagcacgagacgaactctgtGTTGGAAGAGCGCTGAGAGATGGCTGACCCTGATGAGAACCCTGATAACCACGTCCAGAAGATCCACCTCGGTACTCAGGTCGAGCTAACTTAgcgggcctgaaagaacgaccctgaccctgctggaactggcccctcgaaggagcgccACTGAAACTGCCAGaccctcgaggcctcttggcctccatcTCCTATCTCTCCTGACGGTGAGCCATCTCAATATCACGAGCAATATCAACTACATCCTCGAAGGAAATACCTAGAACTCTCTCTCAAGTCATCAGAATATGAAGGTGATAACTAAGACCATCCacgaacctcttaatcctctcccgATCAGTCGGAACTATCCAGGAGGCATAACGAGCCATctcagaaaacctcgcctcatattgagacacagtcatatctccatggcgaagccactcaaactgtctacgcagctcctccctcTAAGACTGCGGTATCCGCTTCTCCAataagagagtggagaactcctgccgAGTCAAAGGTGCTGCACCTTCCGACCTACGCCGCTCATACGCCTCTCACCAAGTAAAGGCCACTCCAGTaaactgaaatgtagtaaaagcCACACTGCTGGACTCATGAATCCCTGTTGTCCGAAGCATATgctgacacttgtcaagaaaaccctgggcatcctcgccctgagCACCATTGAAAgaaggaggctgaagtctactgaACCACtcgagacgacgctgctcatcgtccGACATAACATGAACCCTGTACTCCAGAACGGGTACCactggctgagctggaggtgcctctGGAGTTTGTAATctctgcactacctgctcaggtgtgcgagcagcaggggtctgattgcctcccccggcctgcgaagtagctgctgctgttgTGGTGGCTGAAACCACCTGAGCCAGGCCCGTACAAACTGTCAATATCTGGGCCAATGTCTCCTTGAGACCTggtatcacaatgggcacagctagtGCCTGCACTGGTGCTGATGGAGTCTGGTCCTGAGCTGGGGCAACTAAAGGATCCACAGGTGCTGCCCTTGCTGCTCTGCcactaccacgaccacgaccgcgtccatgGCCTCTATTAGCCTCGgtaggtggtactggtggtcgtccagcACATTCGGTAGCtcgagtcctcaccatctgtgagagaatggaataaagaAAAATTTAGTATTCAGAACAACAAgctcgcatgacaagaattttgagaatgtggaattttcctaacaggttCCGCAGCCTCCCGAGGacaagtacagacgtctccgtactgatccgcgagactctactaaaccggctcataactcgcgagaccaagtaacctaggctctgataccaacttgtcatgaccccaatccCCAGTCGTGATAACGCCCAACACGATgttaggcaagcccgaccaattcgtcactcacaatcccttatgcagaattcattaccaattaataggatttaatgccaaattaacatgattataactctgtagCAATAGATAAACAGTACGGAAAATCCATAAAACATTCATATAGATCCcaccgatctggtgtcacgagtcaagagcctctaatacaagtctgtgtagcaacctatacatagagttgtctagaatgcaGAAAATAAggaggataaggggagaaatcgggtcctgcggacgccatgcagctacctcgatgactcTGGAATAAGCTGAACAGCAGTAGAAAGCTCAAGCTATGCCTCcgggatacctgtatctgcacatatagtgcagagagtaaagtgagtactccaactcagtgagtactagcaataaataatgactgatggaaagaaaactcgtaaaaacactacccagttctatattaaaacagcgagaatatcaaaaacaacaactgaatgaagaagccagttaaaagtcctttaagctagtattcatttcatttactcctcacgatacccgaattcatatttgtactgctgtggcgtgcatcccgatccatatagtatattgttgcggtgcgcaacccaatCTATAtaaatactgttgcggcgcgcagcccgatccatatatatatatatatactgctgcggcgtgcagcccgatccaagaatattcgactgcgctcactgggggtgtgcagacttcggaggagctctttcagcccaagcgctatactacTGCGGTGTGAagtccgacccatataatatGCTACTGCGGGCGTGTAGTTCGATCCATATCGTATACTACTAcggcatgcagtccgatccatataatatactactgcgtcGTGCAGTCCAATCCATATCGTATACTACTGcgacgtgcagtccgatccatatcatatcaaataccctcaccatggggttctcgacccctctcagtcaatatagacttggcctctcaGGCCCACTAAGATAAGTcggggttctcaacccacacgttactctcattaggatttaacaatttctaaagctagttcatattatgtttatcagttaagaatatgactgagggtatgatttcgacaagacaagtgaggtcaaccaatacaaatgccccctaagggttctacagatcggcacaaggccccaaacatggcaactaacccataatataatgatattaagtAGGTCTCAGTCAAAAAtacagtagagtcatcaaacgggatggaccgagtccaaatccccagtagtaacagaccacacgctcgtcatacaacgtgtgtctcatctcaacatagcaccacgttgtgcaaatccggggtttcaaaccctcaggacatcatttataaccattactcacctcaagcaggccgaaatcctagctcgctactcccttccctcgcaaatcaacctcctcgagcgttgaatctgatcaaaaccataacgaatacgtcacaataagCTAAAGGAACAtgacccaatcgaaaagactcgaaaaatatcgaaatgaACGATTATATACATAGGTTCCTTATCTTGCCACGATTATATACATATAAAGAACaccaaaatcggagtccaaatgacccctcaattCCCCATTTTCGCTCTCTTAAGTTTCAACCCCTCTCTTAATTCCTTGAGTTTTCAGTTCTAATCCATGTTTTTACACCACAATTTCatgttttaagtccaagaattcatacctgatcAAAGTCCTTGAAACCTTCTTCAACATCGCCAAAAAACCCTCCAAGTCCGAAGTGAAATGTGTTGTTCCTTCAAAATTTCGCGAGAAAGACTAATTTAATATTCTGCCCAGTCttctcgcttctgcggtcccgtttccgcttctgcgggctcCATACCACTTCTACAATATTCCACTTAAAGGCTCAGACCGCTTCTGCGGCCCAGAATTCGCACCAGCaggaccgcttctgcggcccACACTTCTGCTTCTGCGGAACCTGCCTTGAGTCCAAGACTCGCTTCTGCGACTTCCTCCTCTGCTTTTGcatgaccgcacctgcgatcccataaccgcaggtgcgaaaataccagataccagcaGACCTGCAACATGCAACAACTCCAAACTCTCTGTTAAGCCATCCGAactcaccccgaggcccccgggacctcaaccaaaaatatcaATACATCCTACAAtgttattcaaacttgttccaatgaTCAAAACACATCtaacaacactaaaatcatcaattctcatcgaattcaagtctaagttcttccaaaacttccgaaacacgcattcaatcaaaaacccaaccaaatctcCTCCGAatcacctgaaattttgtacacacatcccaaataacctaacgaagctactgcaactctcgaaattccattccgaccctctgatcaaaatctcacctatcaaccagaaatcgccaaaatactaacttcgccaattctagtctaattctacaccggacctccaaaatcaattccgatcacactcctaagccacatatcatcCCCCGAAGGTAAATAaatcaccggaaatcacatccgagccctctaactcaatagtcaacatccggttgactttttccaaaataagccttccttaaagagactaagtgtctcatttcctatcaaaaccaatctgatttaactctaacacactgaatgccgataacgaaacatgaagaagcataaaatgggggaaacggggcgaTAAATCATGTGATgacgggccgggtcgtcacacttctGCCCGGATATAGGTCGGGTcaatgggggacctcggggtcaatGTCAGGGTCGAgcttgagctatcggggatagtcggggatgggataacagttgaggatATAATTAAATGAGGCTCCTTATGGCCAATACTAAGTTatataatgaagaacaattaaGAAAGCGATGAATATCAAGGtgacctcgggccagtgagaacgaacaagtttagaaaggaaagagagaaagaaagatattattgcacttatggagaaaatggagcaacatcagctgtttacaaggtagggtgagtcccctttatatatgaggggaattcGGCTACAAGTacgtggagattaattacaaagtatggagatgggatggtttgacgcgatgcctcagcataggctctagataggtcggccctgtcagacttagccgtgtgccttgggagcttccccttctatcctggcttcgatctccatcttctctgagtcgggcctcgacgagccccgaggtcaGGAACTCTGTCATGGCTTCCTGTCCTCGGGGTCTTGGGCGttcttccgaaatgacttgacagcgagaaatcaagtcctctaatTTTTCCgcatatagatagtctccgcatttcccatAACGatgtgatgggaaatgattctgaaaCTTGACTCCTTGAGCTTTTTACGGTGATGTCATACCGATGATGCGACTCCTGGCATGAGTTTTATGATAATCGGGCATCCACAGGCTCGTGTATTTTCGACTTTGTTCAATGCACTCCCGATTCCCTCTCTCCAAGGTGAAGGTACCACCATCGATTCGGTTTTCCAAGCATGCATTAACTACGTCCGTCGATCAATCTTTCAAAGTCTCGACGACCGTGTCGtaatcccctataaatgggggtgcttTGCCGTTGTTTTTCCTATCCCAATGTGTTTGTTGGCTTGCTTGCCTattccttcttatcatcttcttctatccttgaacATCATGTTTAGGGCTCATGGTGTCAGGGCCGTTTGGGGGAGCTCCCTCAGATCGTGTTGTGGCACTTTGCCGAGACTTCCCTTTTTCGAGAATAATCGTGATGTCCCGCTATTGTTGTGGTCGTCGATATACTAGCCTTTGCTGCTGCTGTTGGCCCGAGGAAGGTCGGGATGAAACTTCCGAAGATGCGCGTCCGGAGGCACCTGTTACGGACCTTCGACGGTGGACCGGTCTTCGGGCTTTTACTTTGTGTGTGCATCTCTTTGTTTCTTCTTTTATGCATAGAGATCCTCcataggcttttgtaattgtatgtaatgaaCCTCTGAGGGCTGTTGTACCTggatttttatgaatatgaatatactccATTGAATTCTGCTTTCGATCTTTGCTATGTTATTGCATGCTCCCGTGCCCTTCGAGTCCTTTTGAATGTCTTCCTTTATTGTTGACCGCCGACATTTTAACTTGGGCGTGAGCATTCTTTCCGATCCTCTACCGATTGACATAGATCCCTTCCGAAGCCATCGCCTTACCTCGGACCAATTCTAAATTGATCTGATAGGCTTGGGCTATCGGGGCCCTCTGAGTTGTATGGAGATACTACGTCGAATTCCGGGGCCTTTGAGGATGTTATCCTGAATGAAGGTCTGCTTTGGGTACCTGGGGGTCCCCTTTTGATCTTGATACAGATAGCCTTCTTAAAACGTGTAGGATGAATTTCTGCTGAGGAGTTGCCTGTACTCGGGCGCTGCCTCGAACCTTTGTGGAGCTTTTGTGATCGGAGCTTCCTGTGCTTATTCCCCTTTTTAGAAAGGGAACCATGGGATCAAGTACTGCCTCGCGTCGAGTAATGGCTTCGAAAGCTTCCCGAAGTCCGACTTCTTTTTGGCGGTGATCCTCGAGGTAGAATGTTGCCTCGAGATTGGAGATAGTACGGACGGTTCCTCAAGTCTTGGCTTCTCTTTGAAGGATGCTTCCTGGATCGGGTCTCACTCCGTCGATCTGTATTGAGGCTGTTGACTTCCTTGGGCTCACTCCGGGTAGGCGAGTCATTGCCgct
Coding sequences within:
- the LOC138878983 gene encoding uncharacterized protein, giving the protein MEAKRPRGSGSFSGAPSRGQFQQGQGRSFRPAKLARPEYRGGSSGRGYQGSHQGQPSLSALPTQSSSRAPSAQGSSRSSASASHSGTRGSLQSQFPAPGSCYECGEFGHMRRECPHRAVSSSQQRCLTLIISIAFN